A single Methanospirillum lacunae DNA region contains:
- a CDS encoding FRG domain-containing protein, whose amino-acid sequence MANEVLNGNNQIEVSIENITDYISLINTITTDKSQRYAFRGQSNKKYPLTSSAARRIRKTLYKTENLNFPIQMEKYIQYIHSILDDYKLKGFDRDKNIGPYDLQILAELQHFGAATCLVDFSLNCLPPLYFACCSNEGKDGAIFAINIKDHIKYASLDYYSLSTKKIDSFLVQLPRIERGPPEEDEYITDDEGKDNRTNPYDYTIYPRNWYWEAPHINQRIPIQQSIFLFGKPDLEYDKKIIIPYSIKNTILEKLDLCFNINKETLFPDFTGFSNNHEVSNSDFKFWSFSDKIYAAKECIKIGEQIKIDQILDEIKEKKPISSYFLDESLIFIFSKYHKLDDLKEIYTTFTQSKTVDPQLFLFISRICQALGNREEQVSWLEKCEQAAREIEDVTLFEHCRRLLEDPDEEYLV is encoded by the coding sequence ATGGCTAATGAAGTTTTAAATGGAAACAATCAAATTGAAGTATCCATTGAGAATATTACAGATTACATATCTTTAATAAATACAATAACTACTGACAAATCACAAAGATATGCATTTCGTGGGCAATCAAATAAAAAATACCCGTTAACATCATCAGCAGCACGTCGAATTAGAAAAACACTATACAAAACTGAAAATCTAAATTTTCCAATACAAATGGAAAAATATATTCAATATATTCATTCTATTTTAGATGATTACAAATTAAAAGGATTCGATAGAGATAAAAATATTGGACCTTACGATTTGCAAATACTGGCTGAACTACAACATTTTGGAGCAGCCACATGTTTAGTTGACTTTTCATTAAATTGTCTCCCCCCATTATATTTTGCATGTTGTTCAAATGAGGGTAAAGATGGGGCAATTTTCGCTATCAATATTAAGGATCACATAAAATATGCTTCATTAGATTACTATTCACTGTCCACGAAAAAAATTGACTCCTTTTTAGTTCAATTGCCTAGAATAGAGAGGGGACCTCCTGAAGAGGATGAATATATTACCGATGATGAAGGTAAGGATAATCGTACCAATCCATACGATTATACTATTTATCCAAGGAATTGGTATTGGGAAGCCCCTCACATCAATCAGAGAATACCAATTCAACAATCCATTTTTTTATTCGGGAAGCCCGATTTAGAATATGATAAAAAGATCATCATACCATATTCAATTAAAAACACAATTTTAGAGAAATTAGATCTCTGTTTCAATATTAATAAGGAAACATTATTTCCTGACTTTACTGGTTTTTCAAATAATCATGAAGTTTCAAATAGTGATTTTAAATTTTGGAGTTTCTCAGATAAAATTTATGCAGCCAAAGAATGTATAAAAATAGGAGAGCAAATTAAGATAGATCAGATATTAGATGAAATAAAAGAAAAAAAGCCGATTAGTTCATATTTTTTAGATGAATCTTTGATTTTTATTTTCTCAAAATATCATAAATTAGATGACTTAAAGGAAATTTATACCACCTTTACTCAATCAAAAACAGTCGATCCACAATTATTTTTATTTATTTCAAGAATTTGTCAAGCGTTAGGTAATCGAGAAGAGCAAGTTAGTTGGCTCGAAAAGTGTGAACAAGCTGCAAGAGAAATCGAAGATGTAACTCTATTCGAACATTGTAGACGTTTATTAGAAGATCCGGATGAAGAATACTTAGTTTAG
- a CDS encoding site-specific integrase, whose product MTNDELQALLTACMTPRDRALLITLYEGRFRVGEIGEMKWGALKFDGTGVIVNVTFKTGKPRYIRLVMSKEHLIKWKSDYPEEITDDAFVFLNERRCPLTYPAVARQLGRICQRSGITKHITPHIFRHSRITHFIQQGVGESVIKLMMWGSIDSLMFISYAHLTVADIDREICKLYGIEPTTTQVSGDALEPKICPHCKEMNSPISRHCHICGHGLDKATIESDDEFLRYANENQN is encoded by the coding sequence TTGACAAATGATGAACTTCAGGCACTCCTTACCGCCTGCATGACCCCCAGAGACAGGGCACTTCTCATCACATTATATGAAGGCAGATTTCGAGTTGGAGAAATCGGAGAGATGAAATGGGGAGCCTTGAAATTCGATGGGACCGGGGTAATCGTGAATGTCACGTTCAAGACCGGAAAGCCCCGGTACATCAGACTGGTCATGTCAAAAGAACACCTGATCAAATGGAAGAGTGATTACCCGGAAGAGATCACTGATGATGCCTTCGTATTTCTCAATGAGAGAAGATGCCCTCTCACCTATCCGGCTGTAGCCAGGCAACTTGGCCGAATCTGCCAGCGATCAGGTATCACCAAACATATCACCCCTCATATATTCAGACATTCCCGGATCACCCATTTCATTCAACAGGGTGTCGGGGAATCTGTCATCAAACTCATGATGTGGGGGTCTATAGATTCCCTGATGTTCATCAGTTATGCTCATCTGACCGTGGCCGATATAGACCGGGAGATCTGTAAGTTGTATGGAATTGAACCAACGACAACCCAGGTATCCGGTGATGCACTTGAGCCGAAGATCTGCCCTCATTGTAAGGAGATGAACAGCCCGATATCCCGGCATTGCCATATTTGCGGTCATGGATTGGATAAAGCAACGATTGAGTCTGATGATGAATTCTTGCGATATGCAAATGAAAACCAGAACTAA
- a CDS encoding type II toxin-antitoxin system MqsA family antitoxin → MKCIMCKRGETKPGVTSVLLTRDDFTLVMRDVPAEICEVCGEDYIEGEVAKRLYNMAEEIQHQGTLIDVRRYQTTSEVSCPVEG, encoded by the coding sequence ATGAAATGTATTATGTGTAAGCGGGGAGAGACAAAGCCCGGAGTTACGTCAGTACTTCTCACTCGCGATGATTTTACTCTGGTTATGCGTGATGTGCCGGCTGAGATCTGTGAGGTCTGTGGCGAGGATTATATAGAGGGCGAGGTTGCCAAGCGGCTCTATAATATGGCTGAAGAGATACAGCATCAGGGAACACTCATTGATGTAAGAAGATATCAGACAACTTCAGAAGTTTCATGCCCAGTCGAAGGATAA
- a CDS encoding DUF4258 domain-containing protein, with the protein MDSPSNRSRTLSEVIPDFGFHKITIRRHAFEQMYIRRISEDDIEEIILTGKVIEQYPDDYPLPSYLICGFARARMLHVVAAFNCDAGDIIVITAYEPDDDHFVSGKTRREL; encoded by the coding sequence ATGGATAGTCCTTCAAATAGATCCAGGACTTTGTCAGAAGTCATTCCGGATTTTGGTTTTCACAAAATAACTATCCGCAGGCATGCATTCGAACAAATGTATATTCGGCGTATCTCGGAGGACGATATTGAAGAGATCATCCTCACCGGAAAGGTAATTGAACAGTATCCTGATGATTATCCTTTGCCAAGTTATCTGATTTGTGGGTTTGCCCGTGCTCGGATGCTTCATGTTGTCGCTGCGTTTAACTGTGATGCTGGTGATATCATAGTTATTACCGCATACGAACCTGATGACGATCACTTTGTTTCAGGGAAAACCAGGAGGGAACTATGA
- a CDS encoding nucleotidyltransferase family protein has protein sequence MNKLKHVHEYLVQEYRISEIGLFGSVVRGEATSQSDLDILVSFSETPDMFTFMRLEQYLTDTLGIKVDLVLKNSLKPHIGKNILSEVVDA, from the coding sequence ATCAATAAATTAAAACACGTTCACGAATATCTTGTTCAGGAATACCGGATATCAGAGATTGGACTTTTTGGATCGGTAGTCAGGGGAGAAGCCACTTCACAGAGTGATCTGGATATATTAGTGTCATTTTCTGAAACCCCGGATATGTTTACCTTTATGAGACTGGAGCAATATTTAACAGATACACTTGGAATAAAAGTTGACCTCGTACTTAAAAACTCATTAAAACCCCATATCGGCAAGAATATTCTTTCTGAAGTTGTGGACGCATGA
- the aglJ gene encoding S-layer glycoprotein N-glycosyltransferase AglJ: MDIEKDQVCVLIPTLNEEPTIGGLIHRFFELGYSDILVIDGKSSDKTREIATTAGARVVVQTGKGKGNAFIQALSVLEKPYILLLDGDGTYDPEDAVLLLKPLLMGHDQSIGNRLVQDNYSSFHRLNLTGNRILNWLFKVAHGRYLYDILSGYRAFTLSSLKRMHLYEEGFGIETEISSEAVKNKDRIAVIPVKYGVRVGTVTKLDPIHDGIKIGRTIYRLAKLNNPIFYFGLIGAVITMSGVVMGLYIISEWFKKIDHIPLTILSMMLVIAGLQIFMFGIQSDMLLAYQREMLHEIQNLREEVGATNKSLNE, encoded by the coding sequence ATGGATATCGAGAAGGATCAGGTCTGTGTGCTCATTCCAACTCTGAATGAAGAACCTACAATTGGCGGCCTGATTCATCGGTTTTTTGAACTGGGATATTCTGACATCCTGGTGATCGATGGAAAAAGTTCAGATAAAACACGGGAGATTGCAACAACTGCAGGAGCCCGGGTCGTTGTTCAGACCGGAAAAGGAAAAGGCAATGCATTTATTCAGGCACTCTCAGTCCTGGAAAAACCCTATATCCTGCTCCTTGATGGTGATGGCACGTATGATCCTGAAGATGCAGTGCTTCTTCTGAAGCCTCTTTTAATGGGGCATGATCAGTCAATCGGGAACCGGCTCGTACAGGATAATTACTCATCATTTCACCGGCTGAACCTTACCGGGAATCGCATTCTCAACTGGCTCTTTAAGGTGGCTCACGGGCGGTACCTGTATGATATTCTCTCCGGGTACCGGGCATTCACCCTTTCTTCGCTTAAACGAATGCATTTGTATGAAGAAGGGTTCGGTATTGAGACCGAGATCTCATCAGAGGCAGTCAAGAACAAAGATCGGATTGCTGTCATCCCGGTGAAGTACGGGGTGAGGGTTGGGACTGTCACGAAACTTGATCCCATTCATGATGGTATCAAGATCGGACGGACAATTTACCGGCTTGCCAAACTGAATAATCCGATATTTTATTTCGGGCTTATTGGTGCTGTGATTACCATGTCCGGTGTGGTCATGGGACTGTATATTATCAGTGAGTGGTTCAAAAAGATCGATCATATTCCACTCACCATCCTCTCCATGATGCTGGTCATCGCCGGGCTTCAGATTTTCATGTTTGGTATTCAGTCTGACATGTTGCTTGCATACCAGCGGGAGATGCTTCATGAGATCCAGAATCTCCGGGAAGAAGTAGGTGCGACTAATAAATCTTTAAATGAATAA
- a CDS encoding endonuclease dU: MQLQKSGIRVLGIAESCSSREKSHLCGVVMRRDLHVDGFVFGTVTVGGDDATKEILRMIRELNRQDLNLIMLSGCVIAWYNIINPSEIHTSTKIPVICVSYEESEGLVDHILLHFPGDVDRVARYQNLGERTQVALPTGYSLFARGWGLTEKEMTKACRLFTHHGKIPEPLRVARIAARSMTEYLRHETDAAI, translated from the coding sequence ATGCAACTCCAGAAATCAGGTATCCGGGTTTTAGGGATTGCAGAGAGCTGTTCATCACGGGAGAAGTCCCATCTCTGCGGTGTCGTGATGCGTCGTGACCTCCATGTTGATGGATTTGTCTTTGGAACCGTAACCGTCGGAGGTGACGACGCAACCAAAGAGATACTCAGAATGATCAGAGAACTAAACCGCCAGGACCTGAATCTGATCATGCTCAGCGGATGTGTCATCGCCTGGTATAATATTATCAATCCGTCAGAAATTCACACATCGACAAAAATCCCGGTTATCTGTGTCTCATATGAAGAATCTGAAGGACTTGTGGATCACATCCTGCTTCATTTCCCGGGAGATGTTGACCGAGTTGCCAGGTACCAGAATCTTGGAGAACGAACTCAAGTTGCACTACCTACCGGGTATTCTCTTTTTGCCCGGGGATGGGGACTCACAGAAAAAGAGATGACAAAGGCTTGCAGACTTTTCACTCATCATGGTAAAATCCCTGAACCACTCAGGGTTGCCCGCATTGCAGCCCGGAGTATGACAGAATATCTCAGGCACGAAACTGATGCTGCGATATGA
- a CDS encoding type IV pilin, protein MHKEPGDSSTTGAIILVAVTLILVAIVLIFLLSFLSFNSQDHLAPPIIQVTSVLHTTPSGTMNDASRVNIQNKGTVEYKNSDLMAEFYNGHEKLYAKIYTLHGTDFIPTRHFGVATIGGTGCRGDFFSPNEEIGIDLTNGYYRPGDLVELRIFQKSNDHSLTPLTGNLLHSYYMQDWLKENFYSDHTGYRIISQHQFRA, encoded by the coding sequence ATGCATAAAGAACCAGGAGACTCCTCTACGACAGGAGCAATCATCCTGGTGGCAGTTACGCTCATTCTTGTCGCGATTGTTCTCATCTTTCTGCTGAGTTTCTTATCCTTTAATTCCCAGGATCACCTTGCACCTCCGATAATTCAGGTAACCTCCGTTCTTCATACGACCCCCTCGGGCACTATGAATGATGCCAGCCGGGTTAATATTCAAAATAAAGGCACTGTTGAATATAAGAACAGTGATCTGATGGCAGAGTTTTATAACGGTCACGAAAAACTCTATGCGAAAATTTATACGCTACACGGAACGGATTTTATCCCAACCAGGCATTTTGGTGTCGCAACGATTGGAGGAACCGGATGCAGAGGTGATTTTTTCTCGCCGAATGAAGAGATCGGGATCGATCTGACCAATGGATATTACCGCCCTGGAGATCTTGTGGAGCTCCGGATTTTTCAAAAATCCAATGATCATTCTCTGACTCCCCTGACCGGGAATCTTCTTCACTCATATTACATGCAGGACTGGCTGAAAGAGAATTTTTATTCAGACCATACAGGTTACCGGATCATATCGCAGCATCAGTTTCGTGCCTGA
- the glnA gene encoding type I glutamate--ammonia ligase codes for MSDAKVSEMIARVKADDVGFIRLQFTDILGIPKNVAIPTFQLEKALTEGIWIDGSSIEGFTRINESDMILKPDISTYAILPWRPSEKKVARFICDVYTYGDKPFEGDPRYVLKKNLEEAKKLGYTFNTGPELEFFVFQRDEEDNPTTKFVDHGGYFDLAPNDKAEDLRREIVLALTDMGFEIEASHHEVADSQHEIDFKYGDALAVADKVITFKFAAKTLALLNDMHITFMPKPIARINGTGMHCHGSLSKDGKNTFFDAKADKQLSETALYYIGGLMKHAKAIARLGNPTINSYKRLVPGYEAPVYITWSAANRSAMIRVPAARGNSTRAELRSPDPTCNPYLLFAAMIAAGIDGVKNKIMPPAPTDVNIYHLSEEERVKLGIEMLPGSLKEANDELLKDKVICDALGKHVVDNLTEIAIAETDDYRLTVHPWEIERYINNF; via the coding sequence ATGTCAGATGCAAAGGTCAGCGAGATGATCGCTCGGGTAAAGGCTGATGATGTAGGATTCATCAGACTTCAGTTCACCGATATTCTTGGTATTCCAAAGAACGTCGCAATTCCGACCTTCCAGCTTGAGAAGGCACTCACTGAGGGAATCTGGATTGATGGTTCATCCATCGAGGGATTCACCAGAATCAATGAGTCAGATATGATTCTCAAGCCCGATATCAGCACATACGCAATCCTCCCATGGAGACCATCAGAGAAGAAGGTCGCACGGTTCATTTGTGATGTGTACACCTATGGTGACAAGCCATTCGAAGGTGACCCACGATACGTTCTTAAGAAGAATCTCGAAGAAGCCAAAAAACTCGGATACACCTTTAACACCGGTCCTGAACTTGAATTCTTTGTTTTCCAGCGTGATGAGGAAGACAACCCGACGACCAAGTTCGTAGACCATGGTGGATACTTTGATCTCGCTCCAAATGACAAGGCAGAAGACCTTCGTCGTGAGATCGTTCTTGCCCTTACTGACATGGGCTTTGAGATCGAAGCATCACACCACGAAGTCGCAGACTCACAGCACGAGATCGACTTTAAGTACGGAGACGCACTCGCAGTTGCAGATAAGGTAATCACCTTTAAGTTTGCAGCAAAGACCCTTGCACTGCTCAATGACATGCATATCACCTTTATGCCAAAACCGATTGCAAGAATCAACGGTACCGGTATGCACTGCCATGGTTCACTCAGCAAAGACGGCAAGAACACGTTCTTTGATGCAAAGGCAGACAAGCAGCTCTCAGAGACTGCATTATACTATATCGGCGGTCTGATGAAGCACGCAAAGGCAATCGCCCGTCTTGGCAACCCAACCATTAACTCATACAAGCGTCTGGTTCCAGGATACGAAGCACCGGTCTACATCACCTGGAGTGCAGCAAACCGCTCAGCAATGATCCGTGTCCCGGCAGCACGTGGCAACAGTACCCGTGCAGAACTCCGTAGCCCGGACCCAACCTGTAACCCATACCTTCTCTTCGCAGCAATGATTGCAGCAGGTATCGATGGTGTCAAGAACAAGATCATGCCACCGGCACCAACCGATGTCAACATCTATCACCTGAGCGAAGAAGAGCGTGTCAAGCTCGGTATCGAGATGCTTCCAGGTTCACTGAAAGAGGCAAACGACGAGCTTCTCAAGGACAAGGTCATCTGTGACGCACTCGGAAAGCACGTTGTCGATAACCTCACCGAGATCGCAATTGCAGAGACTGATGACTACCGCCTTACCGTTCACCCATGGGAAATCGAGCGGTACATCAACAACTTCTAA
- a CDS encoding class II glutamine amidotransferase: MCGIIGVIDKTRETMDGSAIREALAIMDERGNGEGAGYAAYGVYPDYADLYAIHVFYDNIVEPKEKVEELLETWGMVEHDEEIPTHETGRIKKVHIPWRYFFRPNRKLMPQSDTPEDDIVTQLVMHVNTKIPGALVFSSGKNIGVFKASGWPEEVADFYRVEDYEGYLWIAHNRYPTNTAGWWGGAHPFNLLNWSVVHNGEITSYGTNRRYIESFGYICRMYTDTEVVAYLMDLLARKHRLSPEHAVRALAPPFWEEIERMEPSEQELNTAIRLTYGQAMMNGPFAIAVASHDSLVGFSDRIKLRPLVIGEHDQRLYVSSEEAAIRTMDPDVKKISMPRAGQPIVGRVVA, encoded by the coding sequence ATGTGCGGAATAATAGGCGTGATTGATAAGACTCGCGAAACGATGGATGGGTCTGCAATCAGAGAAGCCCTCGCGATTATGGATGAACGAGGCAATGGTGAGGGCGCGGGATATGCTGCATACGGAGTATATCCGGATTACGCAGATCTGTATGCAATACATGTATTTTATGATAATATTGTCGAACCCAAGGAAAAAGTCGAGGAACTGCTTGAAACCTGGGGAATGGTTGAGCATGATGAAGAGATCCCCACCCATGAAACCGGCCGTATAAAGAAGGTCCATATCCCATGGCGATATTTCTTCAGGCCAAACCGGAAACTGATGCCACAGAGTGACACTCCTGAAGATGACATCGTCACTCAGCTGGTGATGCATGTTAATACGAAAATACCCGGGGCACTCGTCTTTTCATCAGGAAAGAATATCGGTGTCTTCAAGGCATCAGGATGGCCTGAAGAAGTTGCAGACTTTTACCGGGTTGAGGATTATGAAGGATATCTCTGGATAGCTCACAACCGGTATCCAACAAATACAGCAGGCTGGTGGGGAGGAGCTCATCCATTTAATCTTCTGAACTGGAGTGTCGTCCATAACGGTGAGATCACATCATATGGAACAAACCGGAGATATATCGAGAGCTTTGGATACATCTGCCGGATGTACACTGACACTGAAGTAGTTGCATACCTGATGGACCTGCTTGCAAGAAAGCACAGGCTCAGCCCTGAGCATGCAGTCCGTGCACTCGCCCCTCCGTTCTGGGAAGAGATCGAACGGATGGAACCCTCAGAGCAGGAACTCAATACTGCAATCCGCCTAACTTACGGCCAGGCAATGATGAATGGGCCATTTGCAATAGCAGTGGCATCCCACGACTCACTCGTAGGATTCTCAGATAGGATCAAACTGCGGCCTCTCGTCATCGGTGAACATGATCAACGTCTGTATGTCTCAAGTGAAGAGGCAGCAATCAGGACCATGGACCCTGATGTCAAGAAGATCTCAATGCCCCGTGCAGGTCAGCCTATCGTTGGGAGGGTTGTGGCATGA
- a CDS encoding glutamate synthase-related protein: MIIGSRPLKFQVTLDHDQCMLCGRCVDNCSYNVFRMEDGRIKVNSRNCVACHRCLSQCPRDAIMITERPCDYRSHPVWTDRVRENVYKQAESGKILSGGMGNTGDYPIIFDRIVLDACQVTNPSIDPLREPMELRTYIGKKPRKLDITYGPGNDVELKTKLVPNLKLETPIMIGHMSYGAISLNAQMAMAKAVSRIGSFMGTGEGGLHEGLYPYQNHMIVQIASGRFGVDVNYLNRGAAIEIKIGQGAKPGIGGHLPGEKVCADVSCTRMIPEGSDAISPAPHHDIYSIEDLKQLVLSLKEATEHQKPVFVKIAAVHNVAAIAAGIARSGADAVVIDGFRGGTGAAPAVFRDHVGIPIEAAVAAVDTKLRQQGIRNEVSIIASGGIRHSADVTKAICLGADAVYIGTAALVAMGCRVCGTCYRNLCAWGIATQQPDLVARLNTDEASRNVENLIHAWTLELAELMGAAGINSIESLRGNRDRLRGYMLDESMLNVLDIKPVGA; this comes from the coding sequence ATGATCATCGGATCACGCCCGCTCAAATTCCAGGTAACCCTTGATCATGATCAGTGCATGCTCTGTGGCCGGTGTGTTGATAACTGTTCTTACAATGTCTTCCGGATGGAAGATGGAAGAATAAAAGTCAACTCCCGGAATTGCGTTGCCTGTCACCGCTGTCTATCCCAGTGTCCCCGTGATGCAATCATGATCACAGAACGGCCATGTGATTATCGAAGTCACCCGGTATGGACTGACCGTGTTCGTGAAAATGTCTATAAGCAGGCTGAATCAGGAAAAATTCTCTCCGGTGGAATGGGTAACACCGGGGATTATCCTATTATATTTGATAGGATAGTTCTGGATGCCTGCCAGGTTACCAACCCAAGCATTGACCCTCTTCGCGAACCGATGGAACTCCGGACATATATTGGTAAAAAGCCACGAAAGCTCGATATTACCTATGGTCCGGGCAATGATGTCGAGTTGAAAACTAAGCTTGTGCCAAACCTCAAACTCGAAACCCCGATCATGATCGGGCATATGAGTTATGGAGCAATCTCTCTGAATGCCCAGATGGCAATGGCTAAAGCGGTTTCACGAATCGGATCATTTATGGGAACCGGTGAAGGAGGACTCCATGAGGGACTCTACCCGTATCAGAACCATATGATTGTTCAGATTGCATCTGGTCGGTTTGGTGTTGATGTTAATTACCTGAACCGGGGAGCAGCCATTGAGATCAAGATCGGACAGGGAGCAAAACCCGGTATCGGTGGACACCTTCCCGGTGAGAAAGTCTGTGCAGATGTCTCATGCACCAGGATGATTCCTGAAGGCAGTGATGCAATCAGTCCGGCTCCTCATCATGATATCTACTCAATCGAGGATCTCAAGCAGCTTGTTCTCAGTCTGAAAGAAGCAACAGAACATCAGAAACCTGTATTCGTAAAAATTGCAGCAGTTCATAACGTCGCAGCAATTGCAGCCGGTATTGCAAGGTCAGGTGCTGATGCTGTGGTTATCGATGGATTCAGGGGTGGAACCGGTGCAGCACCGGCTGTCTTCAGAGACCATGTAGGTATTCCGATTGAAGCAGCAGTGGCAGCAGTAGATACCAAACTCCGTCAGCAGGGAATCAGGAACGAAGTTTCAATCATCGCTTCCGGTGGTATCAGACACAGTGCTGATGTCACCAAGGCGATATGTCTCGGTGCAGATGCAGTATATATTGGAACGGCTGCACTGGTTGCGATGGGATGCAGGGTCTGTGGAACCTGTTACCGGAACCTCTGTGCCTGGGGAATTGCAACGCAGCAGCCTGATCTTGTTGCCCGTCTCAACACTGATGAAGCATCGAGAAATGTTGAAAACCTGATTCATGCATGGACACTTGAACTGGCAGAACTGATGGGAGCAGCCGGAATCAACAGCATTGAGTCACTTCGTGGAAACCGTGACCGGCTCAGGGGATACATGCTTGATGAGTCGATGCTGAATGTTCTTGACATTAAACCGGTGGGGGCCTGA
- a CDS encoding GltB/FmdC/FwdC-like GXGXG domain-containing protein, translated as MSVVEIDAKGMHYTPLNKLIRQAVADGVDEIVLKNVMGQRFIGDGLTGNVKITVEGVPGGDLGMFMKGPTVIVKGNADHAPGNTMDEGLIVIHGSSGDATAHSMRGGRVYVRDDIGYRGGIHMKQYMEKRPVLVIGGNARAFLGEFMAGGLIVLLRLGEKEPKPFAEMSLASGIHGGAIYIRGPVEKWTLGIGASAREATTEDLSVIEPFVKEFSEHFGYNPADILSSSFTRIAPVSARPFASKYIWE; from the coding sequence ATGTCTGTTGTTGAGATCGATGCAAAGGGCATGCATTACACCCCTTTGAATAAACTGATCAGGCAGGCTGTCGCAGATGGTGTAGACGAGATAGTGCTGAAGAATGTGATGGGCCAGCGGTTCATCGGTGACGGACTTACCGGGAATGTCAAGATAACAGTTGAAGGCGTTCCCGGTGGCGACCTGGGCATGTTCATGAAAGGGCCCACTGTCATCGTGAAAGGCAATGCAGATCATGCTCCCGGTAACACGATGGATGAAGGTCTTATCGTCATTCACGGAAGCAGTGGTGATGCGACAGCACACAGTATGCGAGGAGGCCGTGTTTATGTCAGAGATGACATCGGATACCGTGGTGGAATCCATATGAAACAGTATATGGAGAAAAGACCGGTCCTTGTTATCGGTGGTAATGCACGGGCCTTCCTTGGTGAATTCATGGCAGGAGGACTTATCGTCCTGCTCAGACTTGGCGAAAAAGAACCTAAACCATTTGCCGAGATGAGCCTAGCAAGTGGTATCCACGGCGGGGCAATCTACATCAGGGGACCGGTAGAGAAGTGGACACTTGGGATCGGTGCATCTGCACGTGAAGCAACAACAGAGGATCTTTCTGTAATTGAACCGTTTGTCAAAGAGTTTTCTGAGCACTTCGGTTATAATCCTGCAGATATTTTATCATCTTCCTTTACAAGGATAGCACCGGTTAGTGCCAGACCATTCGCTAGTAAGTATATCTGGGAGTGA